The Setaria viridis chromosome 2, Setaria_viridis_v4.0, whole genome shotgun sequence DNA window CATGTGGTCTCAATTCATCAGTTGAAGTATCCACGTGTTACTTGATTCTAGTGTTTGTTGGTGCTTGTTGCTATTCAGCTTATTTTGAGCATCATAGGAACATTTCAATCATTAGTTCTTTGATAACAATTTTCGTCCTTTCTTTTTGACACTTGCATTTCGTTGCTACCTCTGAAGGTTCAGATTTCACTGCTAAATCAACGAGTTCCTGCTGGAGTTGGTATGGCATCTGATCCAATGGTAGCCCGTAGAAGTGGAAAGAAACTTCCAATGGAGGACATAAGCTTTTGCCAGTGTCCTCTGCAGGGGGCTGAACAGGTGGGTAATCAGAGAGTTCTTTCAAAGTctttgttcttttgtttttttgatgCCTCATTGTGTTGCAGTTTGGACTCTTTGGAATTTTCGATGGACATGGTGGGGATGGAGCTGCCAAAGCTGTCAGCAAGTTAGTCATTTGTTGTTTTATGCATGACATGGATTTATCCATGTATTAATTAACTTCATTGGAAACAAGATTTCTGTTTGAATTCTTGTGTTTTAATATTTTAATCTGGAAATGCAAAACTAATGTTTTCCCTTTTGATTTCTAGGATCCTACCAGAAAGTTTGTCAAACATTTTGTCTCATCCTGACACAAAAGAACGAGTTCTATCATGTTCTGATGCTTCTGATGTTCTTAGATATGCTTTTACTTTGACAGAAGCTGCAATCGACCATCAGTATGAGGTTTGCCCTATCTCATGATGTCTTAAATGCTATTGTTGTACTAGGCTTATTTGTTTGCAAGGTTGTGATGTTTAGTGTCTTTGACCTGTCCCTATATATCAGCATTGTCAAGAAACTACCAGTGTTAGTAATGTCAACAATTCAGTTCACCATTCATAAGACTGTCTTGTTGCTGATCCCATCCCCAAGATTCAGATTATTAGGTGATTTTGGTCCTAAACTGAAATGATTTGTCTGGTTGCTAACTTTTTGCTGGATTCATCTCTAGGATACAGATTTGTAGTTAGCTTTCCTCCCAAACTTCAGATCTTGCTGCTAATAGCTACTGAAAACAGTACTGCGAACGTACCTTACTATCATAGAATGTAAAATCTTCCCTTATTCTAGAAAACAGTGCTTAGCCAGAAATGACAATGATTGTTTTCTTCTGAAATTTTGCAGTCTAATCGGCACCTCTTATAGGTCTTACATCATTTATATATTATGCTGAGTTGTAGTTTTATTCTCTTCCCTTGAATTACCCTGGTGAAACAAATTGCTATGGCTTatgactgttttttttttgtttttttttaacctcAGGGATGTACAGCAACAGCCCTTCTTATTTGGTTCGATCAGAATAAAGATTGTTTTGCCCAGTGTGCTAATCTTGGTGATTCAGCTTGTGTGATGAGGTAAGAGATCACCTATTTTTAGTATAAACTGCCAGCTAATATGTTAATTTTTCCTATTAACTTCCTATATTGTGTTGAATCAGAACATTGTGACTAAGATGTTTCCGAGTACGATAATGACCTATTTTTTTCAGTGTCAATGGAATGACGATTGATATGACTGAAGATCATCGGGTTGCTAGTACAACTGAAAGAGCTAGGATAGCGAGAACTGGGCAGCCCCTGAAAGATGGTGAAGTACGCCTTAGTGGTATGATACTTTGCCCCATTTTCGGTTCgtccgttttttttttccttttacaaCTGACAGTGGAGGTGAAATTAAATAAATGTTTGTTGTTGTTCCAACAGGACTAAATCTTGCTCGGATGTTTGGAGATAAGTTTCTAAAGGAGCAAGATTCACGCTTCAGCTCGGAACCATATGTGAGCCAAGCTGTTCGTATCACCAAAGCGTGTACAGCTTTTGCCGTTATTGCTAGGTAAATGTTTCGTCAATGCTAGTAAGGTAATGCTACTTATTGCAACTATCCTCACCATTCAGATTGTTTGTATGTATGCAGTGACGGGCTTTGGGATGTCATCAGCACCAAAAAGGCGGTACAGCTTGTTGCCGAGGTAAAAGCTTTGATGCTTGTAATTTTGCTGCAGCTGCGCTGACCTTTCTTGTTTGTCTGTAGTCTCATGCTTGTTCTTGCTTCCACAATCCGCAGGGAAAAGAGAGGAACACCGACGATGGCACCTCTGTGGATAAAGTAGCCAACCGTATATTGAGCGAAGCTAGGAATTTGCGGACCAAGGACAATACATCCGTAGTATTTGTAGATTTCGACATTCTGAGAACAGATCCCTGTATCTCCAAATGACATGTCGGATCCGAGACACCCCGTTCCATGAATCATCCTCCCGGCTGCTTATAGCTCCAAGTTTTGCTTCGCTCTCGGCTGCACCCGTTTTGTTTTTACAATGAGATGTGGTGATATTCGCATGAAAACTGCACTGGAATCATCTGTGTATTGGCATATGAGCAAAGTGAATATATAGCGTGCAATCTGGTGCCTCTAGCTAGAGTCTATATATGCCTTGTACTTGGTGATCTCTGGATTGGGTTGCTGAGCACCCACCTTGTATTTCATCCTGGCAGGTAAGGTAATAATGGTTGTTGAGGTGCATGTCATCACACATCACTGTTAGTCTTTTACCTTGCTGTAGAATCTGCATCCAACAAGAAGATGGATCCAAGTGAAAACTGGTGTGATTTCCCAACCACCACCCAGTAGGTTTCTTTTTCTTCGGTGGAGTTATTAGAGATGCATGGTACGTCTTTCAGTTTGTACACAAGGTTGGGGCTCAGAAGTTACCAATTGCCTGGCTGACAGAAATGGAATGCTGTGGGATCTGCCAAGGGCTAGAATCTAGTGGTGCATCCCTGacaccccccttttatcccagcaTGGAAGGTTGAGGAGGGAAGCAGGTCCTGGGTCCTTTTTACTCCTTTGTGCAGCCCCAGAATTAGGGCCTTTTATTTTGTTACTCCTCCCAGGACCAGCTGTGGTATACACATCAGTCCCTTTCCTCTCTGCAGACTGCAGTGGTAGATCATCATTGTGCTTATTTTCCTTGCAAGACCCTTTTTAATTTGCAATGCACTAGTTCagtgaaaaaagaaatgtaaGAACATGCATGCCAAAGGTGTTTCAGCAAGTATAAAAAATTAGGCTGATGCCATCACCAAGCCATGATTACTTGATTAGGTAGAATTAAcactataaaaaaaatgaaatccaacCTAGGAAGAACTAGGTGGTTTTTCACTAAGAAGAGGTACAATTAACACTATTGCAAAGAGAGAAACATCACTGGCAGGACTTAAATTTGGATGACAGGAGAAGGATTGAAGATGCTTGTGCCTTGCCTCTGTCGCCTGCACCTCCTCCCATTCTTCTCTGTCCACAGGAAAAGGAGCGGAGGAGAAAAAGAATGGTAGCAATAGCAAAGATGAAGGAAGGAACAGAGGGCAGAATGGTCATTTGGAAAGGCGCTGCGCATTGAATAGCGTACCGGCCAACATTTCTAAcggccgggccggccgggcATGCACCGATCCTTTAGACTCAGCTGGGCTGCACGCACCAAATCCTCCTCCTCGTTGCCGCACGTGCCTTCGCGATCAGGTACATGAGCTCCGCCGAGCCGTCTGGTGTCCAGCCACCAGTCAAACCCCTCTCTCTAGATAGTTGTCTCTCCTCCGAGTCTCAGCAGCGCACAGTAGCAGCTAAGCGGGTGGGTAGCTGCACCTGGCTGCACGGGCGcacgccatggcggcggcggcggcggagggcggtgaGGCCGTGGCGGTGCAGAAGGTGCtgcaggcggtggcggagggcaCGGGGTGGACGTACGCCGCCCTCTGGCGCCTGTGCACGCGCCAGGGGGCGCTGGTGTGGGCGGAGGGGCACTACAACGGCGCCATCAAGACGCGCAAGACCACcgtggcgccgggcggcggtggcgaggaggaggaagaggaggaggggacggcggcgcggcggcggcgcagccggcAGCTGCGGGAGCTCTACGACtcgctggcggcgggggcggaggccgacggtggaggaggaggaggaggtggcggaagcggcagcggcagggagGACGGCGCCGTCGTGGCTCGCCGGTCGAGCGCCGCGCTGGCGCCGGAGGACCTCTCGGAGACGGAGTGGTTCTACCTCATGTGCGGCTCCTACTGCTTCCCTCCGGGCCTCGGGTAATGCATCATGTATTATTTCCATTTTGCATGCTTATTATACTTTGCACGTACGTCTGTAGACGAACTCTTATAATCAGAAATCAGTCGCACACTACTGGCTATATTATGCATAAAATGGTCAATCTGTAAGTATCTGGGATAATTCAAATTTGCAAACCCGTAATAATTCATTGGACCAGAGGTTCAATAGACCAGATTAAATCAACACACATTACCCACACCCTCCCCTGTAAAACATGATCCTTGTCAGGGTTTTACAAGATCATGTGACTTGCACATAATTTACCTTTGCGAATCCGTAAGTTAGTTAGGTCATACAAGATAAGGCATGCTACGTGACTGCATGCCGCCTTCGCTCCTTTGGGCTGCCTAGATTTGCATGTAGTACCTGCTGCATGCCAAGAGCAAGAACGAAGATTGCATGGAAGATTGCAGTAATATAAGATTCCAAAGGTTAGCAATTTAAAGTCATCCGTTCTCACTGCTTGAAGAAATACCAATTCCAGACAGTTTAGGTGAAAAACtaaaattttgaattcgaaTCGAGGACCTGCTGGTATTTGGCATTCTGGCCAAGGACCAGTTAGCTAGTCGATCACCATTATTCAAAGCCAAATTCCTGTTCAAATTGGACTACTGAGATCGCCCCAAAAACTCCGAGACAACTGCGACAAGAAAGGCAGTATTTTCCTTGTTCCTAGTACAGCCGTCAAGTAATTGATATATAGAATATCTTGCTTAGTGGTAATAGTGGAGGGATGCCAAAAGAAAAGGGCTATATAGGCACAAAACGCTCTGAAGATAAGAACAAACAGATGCTTCCAAACTTATATagagaaaacaaattctcagaATGTAACAATGCAAGTGTAGTTCTTTTCCCCACCTATGGTTCAaggttgcaatttttttgttttgaccCTAACAAACTATTATAACTCTTTCCTTTGTCATTATTTTCAGAATAGCTGATGCAACATGCATCAGTAAAGTATTAAATGACAAGTACAAACAGTTCACGTTACAAAGAGAGAATGTTCTTTATTGGTCACTGCTGCAACAAGAAGGGCTTTCATGTGTGAGTCCTATACATGTGCACTGCTTTCACTTTTCAGGTTGCCTGGGGAGGCATTTGCAAGGAGAGGTCATGTGTGGCTCTGTGGGGCAAACAAAGTTAACAGCAAAGTGTTTTCAAGGGCAATCCTTGCCAGGGTACATGCTGtcacttctttttcttttttcttaattGTTGGCAATCCCTCCTGTCATAGGTACTCGATGCTTTAACCAAGATCAGATCAAACATTACAAGACTGTCATTCCTTTAGTTTCCAAAATGTTCAGCGTGTAGAGTTGTCCTGAAAACTACTTTCATAATCTTACACATTTATTAGATACCATAACTATATTGTAAACAGTGGTCAAATTTGCACTGGAAGACAGTGAAAAAATAACAATTTCAAAACTGTAGCTATAGTTTTGACTAGAGTGAGTAGTTTGCAGTGCGCGGGGAAATTGAGGAACTTTAGAGTGCTTGAGGAAAAAAAGGAGCTAAATTTGTACATAAAAACTCTTAATACGTAGCAGGAATCACAGAGACTAACCATGCATAAAGAAGCATGATAAAAAGATAAGGCTTATGATAAGAGAGTTGAAATTCTGAAAACCATTACTTTCCTTTCACGATATGAGCACGACAACCTCAAACGaatatagataaaaaaaatattttcctttGCCTGACCGTAGAGAAGAAGCTAACTTTCCTTATTGTTACCCTTTTCATGTGGAGATAACAAATATTTGTGGCAACATATGGCAGAGTGCAGGTATCCAGGTATTCAAATTTGGCTCTGAAACTACTTGATGTATGATCCGTATCAGTGCTTTGCCACTTAGATAAATCACTTATACATTTTTATCCCAACACTTCAGCAAAGTAAAATCCTTAGAAGTGAACTTATTCCTTTTCAAATGAGATTATTCAACATTCAGTATTTGCATGATTTCCACTAAATACTGAATCCCAGTCATGAACTAATGCTCATGCATTGACTTCAATGTTAATGCAGACAGTCGCATGCATTCCAGTTAATGAGGATGGTGTCCTGGAAATTGGAACTACAGAGAAGGTGAGTTCATGTTTTAATTAATCTGACAATAGAATCCTCTATCGGTGAAATGGTACTTAGTTATGCACTGTAGAAATGGTGACTGTTTAACTGTTAATGTTCTGCAAAGTGATCGATAATTGCATAAATTCAACTAAATATTTTTCAGTCATGAAAGTAATCAGCCAAACATTATATGTGTAGGTTGGAAAAACAGTACGATCTAACAATGAAAAATCTATATGAATATATTTCAGGTAGATGAAGACATTGGTTTAATTGAGTATGCTAGGAGCATCTTCATGGATCAACATGGCATTCCCATAATGCCTACCCTCTCAGGGCATTCAACTTCCACCCCATCCACACACATCAATCATCAGCCATCccaaataaaaatagaaaaatacattGGCGGCAGAAATGTACGGCCTAATAATCTCAATCCAGAAGAGGAGCACATTGAAACGGAAGATGACAACCACATGATTGATTCAGAAACCAATACTGAAAATGATTCATGCCGGCATCTGCCGCTGGGCAATGTGGGCAATGGTCAGGCAGGGCCCAATGCACGGAGCAGTGATGAACCGATGCAGATTGAGACGTCGGAAAGCTTAAGGGATGGTTGCACAAACCACGTGGATGAAGAGATCCCAATGCTCATGGTTTGCCAGAACGGTGATCATCCAGAACAGGATGAATTAGGTTCATGGCATTTTCTCTATGAAGACCTAATGAACAATAAATGCCTACAATCCTCAGGTAATTTGGAGTTATGTACATATATATTAGGACGAATCTCAAAGTAAATTTCTCCTCATTTTCTTATGACCCTCACGGGGCAGCCTTCTTTAATTTTCGCAATTGACACGTCTTTTGTCTCGAGTAATATAATACTACATTGGTGgagaatttttttaataaaaatgaTGTGGTTAAACCTGATGGTTTACGACAAGAAAAAACACTGTCAACAAAACTTAAGAGACAAAGAAATTTGAAAAATTATCTGTTAAGTGAAAATAAGTTACAGGTTTGGGGATGTCGGTAATTTTTATGGTCATGGAGATTTTTGTCTCCTATCTTTTCATTAAGAAAACACTGACCGTAAcgataaaaatataaaaaagtcTACAGGTCCACAAGCTATCCCGTTTGAAATATTAGTAGTATTTTAAAACAGTTTTCTTAATAAAAAACTTAAAATATTAATCCTGATGTATTATAcggtaaaacataaacaaaaataCACAAACTATCACAGACATCTTCAGTTTCATGCTTCAACTTATTCATGTCCATTTCTTGTTCATGCCAGCGGCACAAGACCCAGCAGTACTAGCCGAAAACGCGCACTACATCGAAGCAGTCCTGACAATCTTACGGCACAACGCGTGCCGGCAAGCGCAAGCAGCGGCCTCGAACACCAGAACCTACGACCTGGCGATATCCAAGAACTCACCATTCTCAAGATGGAACCCTAATAAAGGAACCAGCGATCTTCAGAGGATGCTGATCTCTGAAGGCACCCCACAGAGAATGCTCAAGAGCATCCTGTTCACCAGTGCCCCTACTAGATGCAGCAGTCACCAAAGGCACAGAGGAGAGGCCACCCAGTCACCGGAGGAGCCCGCCGGcagggacgacggcgacggcaccgGCCGGTCACGGAGAGGACAAGGACAGGCCCAGGCTGAGCTGAGTGCCAGCCATGTTCTCAAGGAGcggcagaggagggagaagctCAATGAGAGGTTCATTATCCTCCGGTCGCTTGTGCCGTTCGTGACGAAGGTGCGTATATCTGAAAAATGATCAGCAACTTTGTTTATAGCCGTGTTACAGGCTTACAGTTACAGaaagaaactttttttttttggttttctgTTGGCAGATGGACAGGGCGTCGATCCTGGGCGACACGATCGAGTACGTGAAACAGCTGCGGCGACGCATCCAGGACCTGGAGTCATCACGAGCCTCGAAGGAGAAGAGAGCTCAGAGCACGAGCTCGGCGACAATGGCGGAGGCGTGGAGTAAGGTGAGAGCCGTGGAAgcgagcagcagctgcagcaccagcggcggcggcggcggcgcgggcaggcCGGCGTCGGTGGCGAGCACGGAGGTGCAGGTGTCCATCATCGAGAGCGACGCGCTGGTGGAGCTCCGGTGCCCGCGCAGGGACGGGCTCCTGCTCCGGGTCATGCAGGCGCTGCACCGGGAGCTCGGGCTGGAGGTCACCTCCGTCCAGGCCTCGTCGGCCGGCGACGTCCTGCTCGTGGAGCTGCGCGCAAAGGTCATTACAGCATAACAACATCATGGGACATGAAACCTTAATTTCGTTCATGGCACCGATGTGCGTTTTGTTCATTGCAATAGTGTCTGGGACTCTGGAGTCTGGAGTGTTGATCTCTAGCGTTGTCTGGTGCAGGTGAAGGAGGTGCATGGGGGGAGGAGCACCATCAACGAAGTGAAGAGAACGATCCATCTAATCATCTCATCGTCAGGCTAATGTGTAACAAATATCCATGACAGTTGTGTAATAAATAGTAGAAATTACAGATGACCATGTCCAAGGCACACTCTTTTCTTGGATCTTTTTCACTAGGTTTCTTGATGGAGTTCTCAATAActtgaaaatccatccgggataaaccaatcgagacaaaagagTCATCTgtcccacacgcgcacgtcacaagtcacacgatttttcacgcgaaatatgcgcgtgcgcgctgcgtgggattcgaacccacaacctccagtctcgcgcgtagcttccttgccatcccacctacataacacatctgactatataggagATACAATCCTTTtatattaactcgtggggacccttttatctgtttccaaccgggatgtcttttatcccggttggtgtttccaaccgggataaaagggttcgagggatttagccTTCTTTTAGCCACCCCgttgggacccttttatcccggtttgaaacaccaaccgggataaaagaggtcttttatcccggttggtgtttcaaaccgggataaaaggcggttggtgttaccaaccgggataaaatggggggatcttttatcccgttggtgtttcaaaccgggataaaaggtctctcaagatctttttttttgcaaccgggataaaaggtgggataaaaggggacgcatggaaggtgaattctctacttagtgTATATGTGCCTAAAGAAGGAACGTTAggattttggaaattgattccAACAAGGTCGGTTGGCCTGTGATTGGTGGGGCCCACCTCTCAGTGTCCGATTGGCTTGGAAGAAACGTTAGGTGGAACTGGTACTGCAAATAGGGGATGGTATTGTGTCCAAAACCGCCAAAGATAGAAATAGTTAAAGGAAAATCATATTGTCAGGGCATCCTCATCAATGACCTGTAACTTGTATTGAGAACATTTTTTTATTCCGATTTAGAAATTCAAACACTTCTAAGATGATATAACGCCAAACATTTTTATATACTTGGTCTCAAATTAATTGCCAGCTCCAGGGTTCCTGGTCAGTATGTACTGAAAattgtatatttttttgaaagaccCATGTGTACTGCAAATAGTGGCTTAGTAGTTTAGAGAAATATCATATCCTTTCAGATCTGGGGTCCCATTTTAATTTatcttctactccctccattccaaattatatgtcattttgccttttctagatgcatgtatattattatgcatctagacatatatagggtatatctaagtgcatatcaaagcctatgaatctaataaaatcaaaacgacctataatttgcgTCGTAGGAAGTACTTATTAAATATACCAAGATGCCCATCAAGAAACAGAGAGTATGAATTTGTTTGGTCAACTTGTAACATGGCCTGGACACATGCCAAGTACAAATtacaagttttttttccccaaacgGTCCAACTTTATACAAGTTAAATTAAATGATGTATGTCAACAAAATGATTTCAACGAATTAATTCAAACAGTATACACTCCATGTGTCGGAACTCATAATCATAAGAACACCTGGCTGAGATATAGCTAATTACCTATATATACGGAGCAGCTCGGTGGCCTTTGCATCCTCCCCAGCATTTGAGAGCTTAATTAGTCTTGGCATACACAGAATGGCCGGAGAAGGATTCTTTGTGACCTGCCTCATGGCTGCATCATGCGGCCTCATCTACGGCTATGACAACGGCGTCTCAGGTGTGTAccaagagagagaaaaaaagcaTGATCCGTACTTACTATAGTCGAGCTCGAGCAGTGTGATTATGCCTTTTGCCCTGATTATTAATTTTCTTATTATTTCTGGCCATCCTCTCTAATATGTTTTGATTCTTGATATACTATATACCACAATGTATAGAGAGAGATAATTTTGCTTCTCTGTTACACGCTATATTAGAAACAAAGTCTACTCTTATAGACGCCCCCGTAGGCGCTGCTTAAATTGTCCTTGCAAGTGAATGACAAAGTTTAGATGCTCCAAATGTACTTTTTTTCTATTGTGGGTCATCTGGATGAAAAGTCATGTTCTTATCAGTAGGCAAGTCGACGTTTCACTCAAAATTTCCACTTTCCCATGCAACGTATCAGTTCTATCAAGATTTTCCTGCACTCTATTCCACCAACACATCTACAATAATGGTAAGCATCCATATTTTCTTCGGCGCTTGGTATTCTCCTCTTATCGACCACCTTGAATTCTAGACTCGTAAATCTTGTATCATTCTTCTTGCTCAGCTAAAACATCAATGAGTTAAAATGGAACATGATAACATCAGTTAAGCATACATGATCATTGCAACCATACATCTCATCGGTGCATTACATGATTGCAGCCATGCATTGCGCCATACATAATTGCATCATTGATCTAGCTCATAGCATGGGAACAATTGTGTGGTGCATCATGTCATTGTTCTAGTTTGGCAGCTATTCAAATAAGCATCAGGTAactcaagtaaaaaaaaagatgtgagcAAGAATGTCTTAAACAAATCCCCATATGTGTCTTCTCGTATGACCTCAACCTTAAACGAAGTCCATTCTGTTGAAACTTATGCTTCCCAGAAACTATTTGCGGAACCTCCTCACATTGTGTTCTTTAAAATGCGTTCTCAGCTCAAATAAAAGTGGATATGCTTATTTTTTTAGTTCCATTGTTGGTAAAAAAACCCACACTTTCAAAATATGCAATTCATAGATATATCACACCCTTGCTACCTCGATTTATCATTGGAGCTCGCTCCATGAACCCCAATTCAAGAAATTTCCTCTAATATAAATATCCTGGACCTCTCTTTATACCTCGGTACTTCTTAGGGTTTCGACATCTCTTCGCTAATTTTGCTTTTACTCGTgaatctcaggacgagattctttttagggGAGAGGATTGTAACACCCCTGGTGTTAATACAGTCATTAACAATAAAATTAAGCAAATAAATGTATCTAATAATTTTTGTTAGCATGTGAGCACATGTGACTATGAATTTACACTTTAACGTAGATACATTGTTCGagtccaaaaaaaagaaataatgtTTAAATATTCAAAAACCTGGTCATGTGTGG harbors:
- the LOC117845494 gene encoding protein phosphatase 2C 70 isoform X1 — translated: MAAPPLALVAAAIAALALLALVVFAFRRWWQRRRQRQRQRRPLPASAAVPTPVAVQDEDIDRPLLSENWEGHSSQSNSFLGSSVGEPLKIQTNRSNTSPSSHAIADTGRIYPSECCATQGETHVINVENDTSEEFQLGSTLKRTPPANWPTPDQKHRKRVSGEDNHIGSISMKDNTYHSSLDLEVIAGPSHGISCSRQSSRPSMLPITLGRVPPSDIVLKDSEVSGKHARINWNAKTFKWELVDMGSLNGTFLNSQAVHHPDVGSRHWGEPAVLAHGDIITLGTSSKLSVQISLLNQRVPAGVGMASDPMVARRSGKKLPMEDISFCQCPLQGAEQFGLFGIFDGHGGDGAAKAVSKILPESLSNILSHPDTKERVLSCSDASDVLRYAFTLTEAAIDHQYEGCTATALLIWFDQNKDCFAQCANLGDSACVMSVNGMTIDMTEDHRVASTTERARIARTGQPLKDGEVRLSGLNLARMFGDKFLKEQDSRFSSEPYVSQAVRITKACTAFAVIASDGLWDVISTKKAVQLVAEGKERNTDDGTSVDKVANRILSEARNLRTKDNTSVVFVDFDILRTDPCISK
- the LOC117845494 gene encoding protein phosphatase 2C 70 isoform X2, coding for MAAPPLALVAAAIAALALLALVVFAFRRWWQRRRQRQRQRRPLPASAAVPTPVAVQDEDIDRPLLSENWEGHSSQSNSFLGSSVGEPLKIQTNRSNTSPSSHAIADTGRIYPSECCATQGETHVINVENDTSEEFQLGSTLKRTPPANWPTPDQKHRKRVSGEDNHIGSISMKDNTYHSSLDLEVIAGPSHGISCSRQSSRPSMLPITLGRVPPSDIVLKDSEVSGKHARINWNAKTFKWELVDMGSLNGTFLNSQAVHHPDVGSRHWGEPAVLAHGDIITLGTSSKLSISLLNQRVPAGVGMASDPMVARRSGKKLPMEDISFCQCPLQGAEQFGLFGIFDGHGGDGAAKAVSKILPESLSNILSHPDTKERVLSCSDASDVLRYAFTLTEAAIDHQYEGCTATALLIWFDQNKDCFAQCANLGDSACVMSVNGMTIDMTEDHRVASTTERARIARTGQPLKDGEVRLSGLNLARMFGDKFLKEQDSRFSSEPYVSQAVRITKACTAFAVIASDGLWDVISTKKAVQLVAEGKERNTDDGTSVDKVANRILSEARNLRTKDNTSVVFVDFDILRTDPCISK
- the LOC117845495 gene encoding basic helix-loop-helix protein A, translating into MAAAAAEGGEAVAVQKVLQAVAEGTGWTYAALWRLCTRQGALVWAEGHYNGAIKTRKTTVAPGGGGEEEEEEEGTAARRRRSRQLRELYDSLAAGAEADGGGGGGGGGSGSGREDGAVVARRSSAALAPEDLSETEWFYLMCGSYCFPPGLGLPGEAFARRGHVWLCGANKVNSKVFSRAILARSAGIQTVACIPVNEDGVLEIGTTEKVDEDIGLIEYARSIFMDQHGIPIMPTLSGHSTSTPSTHINHQPSQIKIEKYIGGRNVRPNNLNPEEEHIETEDDNHMIDSETNTENDSCRHLPLGNVGNGQAGPNARSSDEPMQIETSESLRDGCTNHVDEEIPMLMVCQNGDHPEQDELGSWHFLYEDLMNNKCLQSSAAQDPAVLAENAHYIEAVLTILRHNACRQAQAAASNTRTYDLAISKNSPFSRWNPNKGTSDLQRMLISEGTPQRMLKSILFTSAPTRCSSHQRHRGEATQSPEEPAGRDDGDGTGRSRRGQGQAQAELSASHVLKERQRREKLNERFIILRSLVPFVTKMDRASILGDTIEYVKQLRRRIQDLESSRASKEKRAQSTSSATMAEAWSKVRAVEASSSCSTSGGGGGAGRPASVASTEVQVSIIESDALVELRCPRRDGLLLRVMQALHRELGLEVTSVQASSAGDVLLVELRAKVKEVHGGRSTINEVKRTIHLIISSSG